Proteins co-encoded in one Cytophaga hutchinsonii ATCC 33406 genomic window:
- the argC gene encoding N-acetyl-gamma-glutamyl-phosphate reductase has translation MSTKIKIGIVGGAGYTGGELLRILVNHPNAEIVFVHSNSNAGNPIYKVHTDLIGSTDLVFTGELSNAIDVLFLCVGHGDAIKFLQANPVESHIKIIDLSQDFRIEKDGNDFIYGLPELQRDKIKLAKNIANPGCFATAIQLGLLPLAAENVLTNDVHVSGITGSTGAGQSLSQTSHFSWRNNNMSVYKALNHQHLKEIRQSLTNLQSSLEKNIHFIPYRGDFTRGIIATMYTPCSWTIDEAIAKYKAYYASHPFTHVVDENIDLKQVVNTNNCLLYLEKHGDQLMIVSIIDNLLKGASGHAVQNMNLMFGLEETVGLRLKAASF, from the coding sequence ATGAGCACAAAAATAAAAATAGGCATCGTTGGCGGTGCAGGATATACAGGCGGAGAATTGCTTCGTATTCTGGTAAATCACCCGAATGCGGAGATTGTATTCGTACACAGCAACAGCAATGCAGGTAATCCAATCTATAAAGTTCATACAGACCTTATCGGCAGCACGGATCTTGTTTTTACAGGTGAATTAAGCAATGCTATTGATGTATTATTCTTATGCGTTGGTCACGGTGATGCAATTAAATTCCTGCAAGCTAATCCGGTTGAGTCACACATTAAGATCATCGATTTAAGTCAGGATTTCCGTATTGAAAAAGACGGCAACGACTTTATTTATGGTTTACCGGAATTACAGCGTGATAAAATAAAGCTTGCTAAAAATATTGCAAACCCGGGTTGTTTCGCAACAGCGATTCAGTTGGGCTTACTTCCGCTTGCAGCAGAGAACGTATTAACAAACGATGTGCATGTATCTGGCATAACAGGTTCAACCGGGGCCGGACAATCGTTATCACAGACGTCACACTTCAGCTGGAGAAATAATAATATGTCTGTTTACAAGGCATTAAATCACCAGCATTTAAAAGAGATCCGCCAGAGTTTAACGAATCTGCAATCTTCATTAGAGAAGAATATTCATTTCATCCCGTACCGAGGTGATTTTACACGTGGTATCATAGCAACCATGTATACGCCATGCAGCTGGACAATTGACGAAGCTATAGCGAAGTACAAAGCGTACTATGCTTCGCATCCATTCACACATGTGGTAGATGAGAACATTGATCTAAAACAAGTAGTGAATACAAACAACTGCCTGCTGTATCTGGAAAAGCACGGCGACCAGTTAATGATTGTAAGCATCATCGACAACTTGTTGAAAGGTGCTTCGGGCCATGCGGTTCAGAATATGAATCTGATGTTCGGGCTGGAAGAGACAGTTGGTTTGAGGTTGAAAGCAGCTTCTTTTTAA
- the argG gene encoding argininosuccinate synthase — protein MKKKVVLAFSGGLDTTYCAKYLSEDLGYELHTAIVNTGGFSKEELADIEKKAYELGVTSHTTLDIIEKYYAECVKYMVYGNILRNNTYPLSVSAERVFQAMAIAEHAKKVGATAVAHGSTGAGNDQVRFDVVFMIMNPGIEIITPIRDMKLSREAEIEYLKKKGVVRDWSKAAYSINVGIWGTSVGGKETLTSDKTLPESAFPTQVTKTGEEEVELEFEKGQLVGLNGKRMKSTDAIVELNKIVAPYGIGRDIHVGDTIIGIKGRVGFEAAAPMVIIKAHHTLEKHTLTKWQMYWKEQLANWYGNFVHEGQFLEPVMRNIETFLEDTQVHVTGKVKVFAAPYRFHVVGIESAHDLMSAKFGKYGEENNAWSGDDVKGFSKIFGNQTMIYHRVNEDVKG, from the coding sequence ATGAAAAAGAAAGTAGTATTGGCCTTTAGCGGCGGATTGGACACAACGTATTGCGCAAAATATTTATCAGAAGACCTGGGGTATGAATTGCATACTGCCATTGTTAATACAGGCGGTTTTTCTAAAGAAGAATTAGCTGACATTGAAAAGAAAGCATACGAACTGGGTGTAACCTCTCATACTACACTTGACATCATTGAAAAATATTATGCGGAATGTGTTAAGTACATGGTGTACGGAAACATTTTGCGTAACAATACCTATCCGCTATCTGTAAGTGCCGAACGTGTGTTTCAGGCGATGGCTATTGCAGAACATGCTAAGAAAGTTGGGGCTACGGCTGTGGCGCACGGTTCTACCGGGGCAGGTAATGACCAGGTTCGTTTTGATGTGGTGTTCATGATCATGAATCCGGGTATTGAAATCATTACACCGATCCGCGATATGAAATTATCCCGTGAAGCAGAAATTGAATACCTGAAGAAAAAAGGGGTTGTGCGTGACTGGAGCAAAGCGGCGTATTCGATCAACGTTGGTATCTGGGGTACTAGTGTTGGCGGTAAAGAAACATTAACATCTGACAAAACACTTCCTGAAAGTGCTTTCCCTACACAGGTTACTAAAACAGGTGAAGAAGAAGTTGAACTGGAATTTGAAAAAGGACAATTGGTTGGTTTGAATGGCAAACGCATGAAATCAACGGATGCAATTGTTGAATTAAATAAAATTGTTGCTCCTTATGGTATCGGCCGTGATATTCACGTTGGTGACACCATCATTGGTATCAAGGGCCGTGTAGGTTTTGAAGCTGCTGCTCCGATGGTAATCATCAAGGCACATCATACGTTAGAAAAACATACGCTTACAAAATGGCAGATGTACTGGAAAGAGCAATTGGCTAACTGGTACGGAAACTTTGTACACGAAGGTCAGTTCCTTGAACCGGTAATGAGGAACATTGAAACATTTTTAGAAGATACGCAGGTGCATGTTACCGGCAAAGTAAAAGTATTTGCTGCGCCGTACCGTTTTCATGTAGTAGGTATCGAATCTGCACATGACCTGATGTCTGCTAAGTTTGGTAAATACGGAGAAGAAAATAATGCATGGTCGGGCGACGATGTTAAAGGTTTCTCTAAAATATTCGGCAACCAGACGATGATTTATCATAGAGTGAACGAAGACGTGAAAGGTTAA